A part of Rhopalosiphum maidis isolate BTI-1 chromosome 3, ASM367621v3, whole genome shotgun sequence genomic DNA contains:
- the LOC113557382 gene encoding tyrosine-protein kinase transmembrane receptor Ror2 yields MDFIKRASLLFVLSVLLVKQSTQVNSPDGYCAQYNGKICRKYLNASILIWFNNTLKNEGSEQNEIITTGLWEEMLPSFSKTCRPAAEKLLCLYAFPHCQQDKSYFPLCYEDCIAVRELFCYKEWALIEANKQRGIFYKSKGHFSLPICENLPHNSQNGKPVCSHAMLTELKQDEITIDCIRGNGRFYQGYINVTKSGLPCQRWDSKVPHEFVRPPINVFPEVQNSENYCRNAGGEVSSPWCYTMDPEVRWQKCDVPLCDKNETELVEPKFDIINNDTAINIITMILNHVEMFIDQTSTTHLHIFLVIVGVLILLISVIILVLCNKLLSNKTSYRSTQTREVDIDLDKLPSNSAYHQYGMCSNPKLEKLEFPRNNIIYVKDLGQGAFGRVFQAKAPGLLKDEEFTLVAVKMLKDEASNDLQVDFEREACLLSEFDHPNIVKLLGVCALGKPMCLLFEYMGRGDLNEFLRSCAPSNYIVHSAEARGDVFRDLNLTNLDMLKIAQQIASGMVYLSDRKFVHRDLATRNCLIDDTMTVKIADFGLSQKMYLQDYYKGDEHDAIPVRWMPLESILYNKYTVESDVWAFGVCLWEIFSFALQPYYGMTHEEVVKFIKDGNVMNCPENTPKLAYELMKQCWSRKPDSRPTFRTIYQTLENVRQEVVCRMNGLIPHAHL; encoded by the exons ATGGATTTCATTAAACGGGCATCATTATTGTTCGTATTGTCGGTATTACTCGTCAAGCAATCAACACAAGTCA ATTCTCCTGACGGATATTGTGCTCAGTACAATGGGAAGAtatgtagaaaatatttaaatgcttcAATTCTTATATGGTTTAACAATACTTTGAAAAATGAAGGAAGTGAACAAAATGAAATTATCACTACCGGGTTATGGGAAGAAATGTTACcaagtttttcaaaaacatgtagACCAGCAGCTGAA aaactTCTATGTTTATATGCATTTCCTCATTGTCAACAAGATAAATCTTATTTTCCACTTTGTTATGAAGATTGTATAGCAGTACGagaattgttttgttataaagAATGGGCTTTGATTGAAGCGAATAAACAAAGgggaattttttataaatccaaAGGACATTTTTCTTTACCAATTTGTGAGAACCTACCACATAACTCACAGAATGGTAAACCTGTATGTTCACATGCCATGCTCACAGAATTAAAACAAGATGAAATAACta ttgattgCATTCGTGGAAATGGTCGTTTCTATCAAggatatattaatgttaccaAATCAGGTTTGCCATGCCAACGATGGGATTCAAAAGTTCCGCATGAATTTGTAAGACCACCAATTAATGTATTTCCAGAAGTTCaaaattctgaaaattatTGCCGAAATGCTGGAGGTGAAGTGTCCTCTCCGTGGTGTTATACTATGGATCCTGAAGTGAGATGGCAAAAATGTGATGTACCTCTTTGTG ataaaaatgaaactGAATTAGTGGAACCAAAATttgatatcattaataatgatacggctataaatattattacgatgatTTTAAACCATGTTGAAATGTTCATTGATCAAACATCAACAACACATCTACATATATTTCTTGTGATTGTTGGAGTTCTGATACTTTTAATATCAGTTATAATCTTAGTGTTGTGCAACAAGTTGTTGTCAAATAAAACTTCATACAGATCAACACAAACTcga GAAGTTGATATAGATTTAGATAAATTACCAAGTAATTCTGCATACCATCAATATGGAATGTGTTCAAAtccaaaattagaaaaactTGAATTTCCtagaaacaatataatatatgtaaaagacTTGGGACAAGGAGCATTTGGCCGTGTATTTCag gCGAAAGCACCTGGTCTATTGAAAGACGAAGAATTTACATTGGTCgctgtaaaaatgttaaaggaTGAAGCTTCAAATGACCTTCAAGTCGATTTTGAACGAGAAGCTTGCTTATTGTCAGAATTTGATCAccctaatattgttaaattattgggAGTTTGTGCTTTAGGTAAACCAATGTGCTTACTTTTTGAATACATGGGCCGTGGTGACTTAAACGAATTTCTTCGTTCATGTGCACCAAGCAATTACATTGTACATTCAGCTGAAGCTAGGGGTGATGTTTTTCGTGATTTAAATCTTACAAACTTGGACATGTTGAAAATAGCTCAACAGATTGCTTCTGGTATGGTTTACCTGTCTGACAGAAAATTTGTGCACAGAGATTTAGCAACCAGAAATTGTTTGATTGATGATACAATGACAGTAAAAATAGCTGATTTTGGGCTTTCACAAAAGATGTATTTACAAGACTATTACAAAGGTGATGAACACGATGCTATACCTGTTAGATGGATGCCTTTAGAAAGCATTCTATATAACAAGTATACAGTTGAATCAGATGTTTGGGCATTTGGTGTTTGTCTTTgggaaatattttcttttgctCTTCAACCGTATTATGGCATGACACACGAAGAAGTTGTTAAATTCATCAAAGATGGCAATGTTATGAATTGTCCTGAAAATACTCCAAAATTGGCATACGAGCTCATGAAACAATGCTGGAGTCGAAAGCCTGATTCACGTCCAACTTTTCGTACAATTTATCAGACTTTAGAAAATGTACGACAAGAAGTGGTTTGCCGTATGAATGGACTGATTCCACATGCTCATTTGTGA